In the genome of Octopus bimaculoides isolate UCB-OBI-ISO-001 chromosome 24, ASM119413v2, whole genome shotgun sequence, the window ACATCTCAGGAGATGCACAATCGATCACTTCATGACTGAACTAAGAAAATACTCtaagaaagcaaagaaacaaaaaaatacacaaagaattttatttctcAACTTCATCATTTCTAGCCACCGACATTTCTCACTGAATTAATATTTCCTAAATATTGGATCTTCAGTTTCTGCCACATTTTAAATGCAAAGAATGGATTACATGGAATGACTGAGCTTCGAATAGAAAGTACATTATAAACACCACCACAAAGTTATACTgccttaatataaaatataactacaCAACGAACAGCAACAGTATTGAAAACATAGCTTTCAAGGAATTTACAATCTCCTTTTATCACAGCTACACTGAAACTTTTATTAAAAACTATTATCCAACATATCAAAGAACGAAGTTGAACTGaacacacatttttttcaataACCCGTCTGTTACCATACATTTTTCTAGCGTTTATTATTTGTACGATGTCTCAGATTTACAGTTGACAAAGAAAGAATTAGAAGTGATACTATTAAGACTCACTCGCGACCATATCTAAACATTACGGATTGCAAAACAATTCCTGAATAATTTACTGTCTCATCTCTTCACTTtcattattactttattatttgcCTGTATTCATTCCTTGACGCGATGTTTTCTATTCCTAAGTAATGGTGAAACGAAGTTACTCACCAGATACCAAACTGTGAGCCGATACTTCCTTTTTAGTGATTGGTAGATGACGTCCATGTTTATCGATATTACATTGCCTGAATGTACTGTGAAATGTAATTGTACTAAAGATATCGTTATCAAGTATTTTGGAAGAAGATGTAATTCGATAAAATATTCGGCTTCGAGATCAAACAAAtcttttctattttgaaattGCAAAACAATTAGAAATTGACAAAAGTCACTAGACAAAAGTATACAAGTAAGCCACTAAATTGCAGTTACTGACTTAAAGGTTTcgtttaaatataaaaagattgTATTACTTATGAATTAATATAATCTTAAATTCTAAACAGCGGGAACAgcataaagagaaataagagaatttGAATTTGCAAAAATGTCTAAATTTACCAGTGGCATTAAGCGTTACTATTCATGTCGATGGAGGATATGTTACGCTTGCACTGTGGCATTACTTATCATGCAAACATTAAGAGTCGATATAAGTATGGCCTTTGTTTGTATGATGAAAACACCCAATCGTACAAGTGAGGAAGTTAACGTTACTACAAACAACCAACATTGTTCTGGTTTCGATAATGATTCATTTAATCCAGACATAGAAGGAGAGTTTGAATGGAGCGACACGTTACAATCAAACATACTGGCTGGATACTTCTATGGATATATGGTAACTAATATTTTCGGTGGAGCATTGGCAAATAAATATGGTGGGAAAAAAACCGCTGCCGGTTCAATTTTCTCAACATCCATTCTAGCCATTCTTCACCCAAGTTTAACTCGAATTAGTGGTTACTTTATGCTTGTTCTAAGAATATTAACAGGTATGGTATCTGGACCTATATTTCCAGCAGTTTTTTCCCTAATCGGACGTTGGGCCCCTCCAGAAGAGAACAGTGTATTGATTGGGCTTGCATTTGCTGGTCAAATTCTTGGTAATATTGTAGCCTTTCTTACTTCAAGTTACCTTTGTGTATATGGATTTGATAATGGATGGGGTTcgatatttcatatatttggtGGATTATCGTTGGTGTTTGGATTTGTGTGGATTTATGTTGTTTACGATAATCCGGACGTTCATCCAGCTATTAGTGAAGAAGAACGTTTCTACTTAAACGACgctataaaatgtaaaaatgttgttCAAAAAGTTCCTTGGAAACGGCTGATTTCTTCCCCTGCAGTTTGGGCCATTaatattggtttgtttgcttATAATTGGATAGATATGTCCTTTCAGACATTGCTACCTCTCTATATGAAAGAAGCCttaaacattaaaacaacatCGAACGGTTTAATGTCATCTGCTCCTTCCATGGGACAAATGTTTGCTCTACCTTTATGTGGAAAATTCGCTGACATTTTGCGTT includes:
- the LOC106868759 gene encoding uncharacterized transporter slc-17.2, yielding MSKFTSGIKRYYSCRWRICYACTVALLIMQTLRVDISMAFVCMMKTPNRTSEEVNVTTNNQHCSGFDNDSFNPDIEGEFEWSDTLQSNILAGYFYGYMVTNIFGGALANKYGGKKTAAGSIFSTSILAILHPSLTRISGYFMLVLRILTGMVSGPIFPAVFSLIGRWAPPEENSVLIGLAFAGQILGNIVAFLTSSYLCVYGFDNGWGSIFHIFGGLSLVFGFVWIYVVYDNPDVHPAISEEERFYLNDAIKCKNVVQKVPWKRLISSPAVWAINIGLFAYNWIDMSFQTLLPLYMKEALNIKTTSNGLMSSAPSMGQMFALPLCGKFADILRSKKYLSNRSVRVLFQTFSMLTSACILITIGFLRCDQTILISVLFLLSGISLSFSSGGVIANNIDIAPSFAGVVYSIANAISALSGSISSLSAKALTPNGTQEEWQIVFALYSGICVFGAIIFAILARGEIQEWAIIEESDSSGQSNDAKRNKTA